A single genomic interval of Spirosoma linguale DSM 74 harbors:
- a CDS encoding S-adenosylmethionine synthetase (KEGG: AGAP012874-PA~TIGRFAM: S-adenosylmethionine synthetase~PFAM: S-adenosylmethionine synthetase), translating into MPYLFTSESVSEGHPDKVADQISDALIDNFLAFDPASKVACETLVTTGQVVLAGEIKTDTYLDVQKITRDVIRKIGYTKSEYMFEANSCGIFSALHDQSADINQGVDRKVENADFETLANAQGAGDQGMMFGYATNETDNFMPLPLDLAHAILREMSQIRNNELDLMPYLRPDAKSQVTIEYSDDDQPIRIDTIVVSTQHDDFADDDTMLAKIKNDIINIVIPRVKAAQKAELHGLFTDNITYYINPTGKFVIGGPHGDTGLTGRKIIVDTYGGKGAHGGGAFSGKDPSKVDRSAAYATRHIAKNLVAAGLCDQVLVQVSYAIGVAKPCGLYVNTYGTAKVDMHDGAIAEKVGQIFDMRPYAIEQRLKLRNPIYSETAAYGHMGRKNEIVKKTFGSNGQSKEVEVELFTWEKLDFVDQIKQAFGL; encoded by the coding sequence ATGCCTTATCTCTTCACGTCTGAATCTGTTTCTGAGGGCCACCCCGATAAAGTAGCCGACCAAATCTCCGATGCATTGATTGATAACTTCCTGGCATTTGACCCGGCCAGTAAGGTCGCCTGCGAAACGCTCGTGACAACAGGTCAGGTTGTACTGGCTGGTGAAATCAAGACGGATACTTACCTGGACGTACAGAAAATTACCCGCGATGTGATTCGTAAAATTGGCTATACCAAAAGCGAGTACATGTTCGAGGCTAACTCCTGCGGTATTTTTTCGGCGCTACATGACCAGTCGGCTGATATCAATCAGGGCGTTGATCGGAAGGTGGAGAATGCTGATTTCGAAACGCTGGCCAACGCTCAGGGTGCTGGTGATCAGGGTATGATGTTTGGCTACGCCACGAACGAAACGGATAATTTCATGCCCCTGCCGCTCGATCTGGCTCATGCCATTCTGCGGGAGATGTCACAAATCCGCAATAACGAACTGGACCTGATGCCATACCTGCGGCCCGATGCCAAATCGCAGGTGACGATTGAGTATTCCGACGACGATCAGCCCATCCGGATTGATACTATTGTTGTATCAACCCAGCACGATGACTTTGCCGATGACGATACAATGCTGGCCAAGATCAAGAATGATATCATCAATATCGTGATTCCCCGCGTGAAAGCGGCCCAGAAGGCCGAACTGCACGGGTTGTTTACCGACAATATCACGTATTACATTAACCCAACCGGCAAGTTTGTCATTGGGGGACCACACGGCGATACGGGTCTGACGGGCCGTAAAATCATTGTGGATACGTACGGTGGTAAAGGTGCCCACGGCGGTGGAGCTTTCTCGGGTAAAGATCCCTCCAAAGTAGACCGGTCAGCAGCGTATGCTACCCGGCACATTGCTAAAAATCTGGTAGCCGCCGGTCTTTGCGATCAGGTGCTGGTGCAGGTGTCTTATGCCATTGGCGTTGCCAAACCATGTGGTTTGTATGTGAACACTTACGGCACTGCCAAAGTGGATATGCACGATGGAGCCATTGCTGAGAAAGTTGGTCAGATTTTCGATATGCGCCCCTATGCTATCGAGCAACGACTGAAACTCCGCAATCCTATTTACTCCGAAACAGCCGCTTACGGTCATATGGGCCGCAAAAACGAGATCGTAAAGAAAACGTTTGGTTCGAACGGGCAGTCGAAAGAGGTTGAAGTAGAGCTGTTCACCTGGGAAAAACTTGATTTTGTCGATCAGATTAAACAGGCTTTTGGTTTATAG
- a CDS encoding hypothetical protein (KEGG: bxe:Bxe_A4123 sigma 54 modulation protein / SSU ribosomal protein S30P), with protein sequence MHAVKFTADQSLLDFIQAKLDKLDTFHDRIISGEVFLRLEGADSNKVKEKIVEVRLLLPGKELFVKEHDKSFESATDRVMDVLKDKLVRFKQKRNDISSPAIVEARSQEGIEDEVFEADEL encoded by the coding sequence ATGCATGCCGTTAAGTTCACGGCCGACCAAAGCCTGTTAGATTTCATCCAGGCGAAACTCGACAAATTAGACACGTTTCATGACCGTATTATCAGCGGGGAAGTATTTCTTCGATTAGAGGGTGCGGACTCCAACAAAGTCAAAGAGAAGATAGTCGAAGTGAGGCTACTGCTTCCAGGCAAAGAGCTCTTTGTCAAAGAACACGACAAGAGCTTCGAGAGCGCAACCGACCGCGTGATGGACGTTCTTAAAGATAAACTTGTCCGGTTTAAACAAAAACGAAATGATATTTCCAGCCCGGCTATTGTAGAAGCCCGGTCGCAGGAAGGAATAGAAGATGAGGTCTTTGAGGCCGATGAGTTATAA
- a CDS encoding cytochrome P450 (PFAM: cytochrome P450~KEGG: mxa:MXAN_2304 cytochrome P450 family protein) gives METTAAPTRPVPLHPGLPFLGNTIAFVRDPLSILHTLQRKQERIVHLRIGGRHQYLVFQPEDSKHILQENNRNYGRSPAFEVLKIFLGNGLLTSDGDFWRRQRRLAQPAFHRQKLAALADAMVAETADWLDTLNPSDIRQPINVSQAFMDVTMRIVCKTLFGSDTNGKLDGLSHALDSLNYLANSRMLSPIRFPMSWPTPHNQRSKRAQRQVDEFIYGLIDQRRQQHEDKDDLLGMLLSAEDEETGERMSDQQLRDECVTLFSAGHETTAVSMAWTTYLLTQNPDILARLQVESETILGDARTPPADAFRRLTYTMQVVQESLRLYPPAWIMSRRAREDDHIGPYTIPAGDTALVCPYLLHRDPVNWPDPERFDPDRFAPGGPKDQLHSYAYLPFGGGPRLCIGNQFALMEMQILLALFVRKFSVSGPPNQRIVPKPLITLRPNQPIKAILSKP, from the coding sequence CGCTGCACCCCGGCTTACCATTTCTTGGGAATACGATTGCGTTCGTTCGCGACCCATTGAGCATTCTGCATACGCTGCAACGCAAACAGGAACGTATTGTCCACCTGCGCATTGGCGGTCGACATCAGTATCTGGTGTTTCAACCCGAAGACAGTAAGCATATTTTACAGGAGAATAATCGCAATTATGGCCGTTCGCCTGCCTTTGAGGTGCTCAAAATTTTTCTGGGAAACGGCCTGCTGACTAGCGATGGCGATTTCTGGCGTCGGCAACGGCGGCTGGCCCAACCGGCGTTTCATCGGCAAAAACTGGCGGCACTGGCCGACGCTATGGTGGCCGAAACCGCAGACTGGCTCGACACGCTGAACCCATCCGACATCCGGCAGCCGATCAACGTATCGCAGGCTTTTATGGACGTAACCATGCGGATTGTCTGCAAAACGTTGTTTGGCTCGGATACCAACGGAAAACTCGACGGCCTTTCTCACGCGCTGGACTCGCTAAACTACCTGGCGAACAGCCGTATGTTATCGCCCATCCGCTTTCCGATGAGCTGGCCCACGCCCCATAACCAACGGTCCAAACGCGCCCAGCGGCAAGTCGATGAGTTTATTTATGGCCTGATCGACCAGCGTCGGCAGCAGCACGAAGACAAAGACGATTTGCTGGGTATGCTGCTGAGTGCCGAAGATGAAGAAACGGGCGAGCGTATGTCGGACCAGCAACTCCGCGATGAGTGCGTAACACTATTCTCGGCAGGCCACGAGACAACGGCCGTATCCATGGCCTGGACGACCTACCTGCTCACCCAAAACCCCGACATCCTGGCGCGGCTTCAGGTAGAAAGTGAAACTATTCTGGGCGATGCTCGTACTCCCCCGGCCGATGCATTCCGTCGGTTGACTTACACCATGCAGGTTGTTCAGGAATCGCTTCGCCTGTATCCACCCGCCTGGATCATGAGCCGCCGGGCGCGCGAGGACGACCACATCGGCCCCTACACGATACCGGCCGGCGACACGGCGCTGGTATGTCCGTATCTGCTCCACCGCGACCCTGTCAACTGGCCCGATCCCGAACGTTTCGACCCCGACAGATTTGCACCGGGAGGACCTAAAGACCAACTACATTCCTATGCGTATCTGCCTTTTGGCGGTGGTCCCCGTTTGTGTATCGGCAATCAGTTTGCACTCATGGAAATGCAAATCCTCCTGGCTCTGTTTGTGCGAAAATTCAGCGTGAGTGGTCCACCCAATCAGCGTATTGTTCCTAAACCACTCATCACACTGCGTCCAAATCAGCCAATAAAGGCAATTTTATCGAAACCATAA